DNA from Cottoperca gobio chromosome 4, fCotGob3.1, whole genome shotgun sequence:
GGTTACTTGCTGCTTGCTTCTGACTTTTGTGGAGGATGTTTGACTACATTACATTAATCCACCAATACAAATAGTCCCCAACCAATTGCACTATTGTTAAAAAATACATGgcacagctgttttaggaaTTTCTGatcctttaaaagaaaatgaaattatAAAGATgtgagttttttgttttgttttgtttttttaaattcaacAGAACGGACTAATGTTTGGTCAGTTTTGCTAGCAATACGAGAAATATAGAATAACGGCAGCGGTATTCTTTGCGACCTTATAGCATATAGCATAGTACAATTCACATGCAGTACGCATCATGTGAATGATGCTGTCAGTAAACACAATACCAATATACTATCAAAATGACAGATATGCACATATAATGCAACAATAAGAGACAGAACTCACTCTCCCATGAGGGCGCTGGATATAGAATGTAGAGAAACCAACTCCACTGTCTCTGAGTACTCTTTGCCCATCTCAGACAGGACTCTCTTGTAGGAAATAAAGTCCCTGCCCTTTCCATACACGCTGTCCTGGTACACCTGGTGTGCAGAGGGAAAGGAAGTTATAGCTAGTGAAAGACTGTGTGAGCAAAaggctgccactgtgctgtgtTACTGCCTTAAATCCTAATTTAAAGATACAGTTTGTGATCACCTCATCAACCAGCAGTAGGAGTCTCTCAGCTGCTGCAAACTGAATCACTTCCTCTATTGATTTCCAGTCCTGCACATGACCTAGGAGGACAAACAGCAGCACGCACAATGTGAAGATAGCAAGGAAGTTTAAACAGGTGGCCCTAatgtatctactgtatgttgtttACCTGTGGGGTTTCCAGGGTTGCTGATGTAAATGGCTTTGGGACTGCAGCGCCCCTGAGCGGTCTTCAAAGCTCGGTGCAGCTCGTCCAGGTCTACAGCCCAGCCTTGCTCCTCCATCAGCTGGTACGGCACCAGTGTCACCCCGGCCTCATCCAGCAGCGTGGGCAGGGTGTATGGGCAGGGCATAGGGGTCAACACGCCTGTCCAAGTCTCCCCCTGCCCACTGGCTAGCAGCTTCACAATCAGCTTAACACAACACATCAATGTAATTCAGTGCTTTCAGGAATAATTCCAGGTAATTACAACTTGTGTCTTATTTTGGGTTGTTTTGGCCAATATTTCTAtcagttttgacattttaaacacaaaaatgaTTACTGAGATCTGGGAATTCATTTATCATCCACATGCATGTGATATTATTTCAGAGAGTGTCTAGTAAATGAATActtatgataataatgataatgtatttatacCACCAGGGCCCTTTGAGAACCAGCAGAAATGAAGATGTCTTTGGCGTATGAAGGCACTCCAACGTCGCGTCTCATGATGAACTCAGCGATGCTTTGCTTGACATGAGGCAGGCCGGAGGAGTTAGTATAGGAACCTGTGGATGGATCATGGACATTTGCGAATTAAATATGCCAGTCTGCCGCATATTTAAAAGTCTAGACACATTGTGCAGAAAAGGTGTTTTTCCGGTCCTCACCCACACTTTCTCCATCACAGACCTCCAGGAGCCTCTGAGCCCTCAGCCTGACCTCCAGAGGAAGAGTTTTGTTCATCAGAAGCTCAGGGTGCAGGCACACAGCCAACACCTGAGAAAATAGGCGGGATTTAGGAGAATAAACTAGAGAATATTTAAACTTTGTACCTTGCTGAGAACAAGTTTACAAAATAGATAACTTATAATAACATAGAATATGAAGAGAATAGTCAAAGATCAACTAAACTCAAACTAGAACACTTTATTGTGTCATCAATAAAATCTTACCACAGATCACACACTGTTGTGATATCCTGAAATAATagaattaaacattttagaaattCTGATGGCTTTCAAATCCTGAAAAATAAGAGAAGAATAAAGGAAATTGATAAAAACTAACCTGGCGAACGAATGAGATGGGTTTCATTCCTGCTTTGTGGGGATCACCTGAGCTGACATCAATCACCTCTTTGAAGGGTTTCTGCACGCCCTGCACaagaacatattaaaatataaaaagtaccAAGTCCAGTCTGGATTGTGGATGCAAAAAAACACCATAACTATTCAAATAATCTCAAATTGTGGGTTATGGGAAATTAGGACATGAACGTGTAGTAAACCTCTTTAAATTTGTTtaaaatttacatttttcttttattaatttagttgtgtttattttagtttgttcatttgcatctgtagatttctctTTAATTTTCCAAAAGCATGCGTTAGATAatacctcatttgcatattcaagCATTTCAGAcaatttgtaaaacaaaaaatatttccaaatatattatattatattatatatatataatactatatatattaaaaaaaaaagaggttaatgtaagtaatcaaccgGGGAAGTTTCATTGtggtattacattacaggtcatttagcagactctcttatccagagcaacttacagtgaactaactacagggacagtctccctggagcagttCAGGGTGAAGTACATTGCTCTGGTGTTCTGTcttggaagctgtaccactaggccaccacctGTCTATTAGTTGACATTTGTACCCTATTCACCAGAGGTGTCTCCCCTTAAAAATGCTCAGACAATATCTGACTATTTCTCCAGTATACACAGTATAGTGAGCGTGGGGctaaacatacatacagacacattatTAGCACTTACCTGTGCGATCTCTTGTGTGATGTGTTCAGCCAGACTCTGCAGGCCAGTGTGGGGTGACACTCTGATCCTCCTCACCCTGGGATTCACATTTTGCAGGGAAGTCATCGTCTTTTTGCTGGAATGGTTTTATTCGGATTTCCAAACTACTCACTTAAAACTACCTTAAATATGAGGAGCTTGCAGCAAAACGTGGGAAATGAACCCGTCTGTTAAACTCTTCTTGCATGCACAAGGGAGATGAATGGTTAACCAGACTGTCCTGTTGGAAACACGTTAGTCTCACACAGCTCCCCTATTAGATGAATAACATTTCGTGCCCATTTCAAGCCTCTAATCTGATATCTAAGCTGGACTTTGTACAAGTGGAACCTCTGTGGGAAAAAATTATTCCTCCCGAAACACAATGAAGGTCAAATGCTGCTCCTCTGATAATTTTGTCAGATGTGTCCCAATACTAAAAGGCTTTgataaacacaattattttggcACTCGATCAGCAAACATTGAAGATTTTAAATCAATGTCCACGTGCCACAGAACCCagaacccagagttgagaccaggacaaaaagttgcagtcttacacacttctctgtgcttctttccgggcagtcacccactcaaatccccatagtgactgtgtctgccccacgaccactgaaactaatcaagtctatggttaacagaagaggagttatacatgaaaacctaattaaaataaacaccaccgctgca
Protein-coding regions in this window:
- the LOC115007249 gene encoding alanine aminotransferase 2-like isoform X3; the encoded protein is MNKTLPLEVRLRAQRLLEVCDGESVGSYTNSSGLPHVKQSIAEFIMRRDVGVPSYAKDIFISAGSQRALVLIVKLLASGQGETWTGVLTPMPCPYTLPTLLDEAGVTLVPYQLMEEQGWAVDLDELHRALKTAQGRCSPKAIYISNPGNPTGHVQDWKSIEEVIQFAAAERLLLLVDEVYQDSVYGKGRDFISYKRVLSEMGKEYSETVELVSLHSISSALMGECGLRAGYMELLNMDPEVMHLVDTMLCTDISTPVTGQLALDLMVNPPKPGDSSYDTYTQEIVFTRTTLSQNAQRAQEFLNDLPGMSSQPAMGGIYLFPRLDVPSKFLEQAKILEVEADVLYCQMLLEEEGVFLGAGSQYGETAGNHHLRLCILVPPDTLEQVLPRLASFHLRLVDTNLHPDKSAGMREIL
- the LOC115007249 gene encoding alanine aminotransferase 2-like isoform X2: MTSLQNVNPRVRRIRVSPHTGLQSLAEHITQEIAQGVQKPFKEVIDVSSGDPHKAGMKPISFVRQVLAVCLHPELLMNKTLPLEVRLRAQRLLEVCDGESVGSYTNSSGLPHVKQSIAEFIMRRDVGVPSYAKDIFISAGSQRALVLIVKLLASGQGETWTGVLTPMPCPYTLPTLLDEAGVTLVPYQLMEEQGWAVDLDELHRALKTAQGRCSPKAIYISNPGNPTGHVQDWKSIEEVIQFAAAERLLLLVDEVYQDSVYGKGRDFISYKRVLSEMGKEYSETVELVSLHSISSALMGECGLRAGYMELLNMDPEVMHLVDTMLCTDISTPVTGQLALDLMVNPPKPGDSSYDTYTQEIVFTRTTLSQNAQRAQEFLNDLPGMSSQPAMGGIYLFPRLDVPSKFLEQAKILEVEADVLYCQMLLEEEGVFLGAGSQYGETAGNHHLRLCILVPPDTLEQVLPRLASFHLRLVDTNLHPDKSAGMREIL
- the LOC115007249 gene encoding alanine aminotransferase 2-like isoform X1; this translates as MQEEFNRRVHFPRFAASSSYLRVRRIRVSPHTGLQSLAEHITQEIAQGVQKPFKEVIDVSSGDPHKAGMKPISFVRQVLAVCLHPELLMNKTLPLEVRLRAQRLLEVCDGESVGSYTNSSGLPHVKQSIAEFIMRRDVGVPSYAKDIFISAGSQRALVLIVKLLASGQGETWTGVLTPMPCPYTLPTLLDEAGVTLVPYQLMEEQGWAVDLDELHRALKTAQGRCSPKAIYISNPGNPTGHVQDWKSIEEVIQFAAAERLLLLVDEVYQDSVYGKGRDFISYKRVLSEMGKEYSETVELVSLHSISSALMGECGLRAGYMELLNMDPEVMHLVDTMLCTDISTPVTGQLALDLMVNPPKPGDSSYDTYTQEIVFTRTTLSQNAQRAQEFLNDLPGMSSQPAMGGIYLFPRLDVPSKFLEQAKILEVEADVLYCQMLLEEEGVFLGAGSQYGETAGNHHLRLCILVPPDTLEQVLPRLASFHLRLVDTNLHPDKSAGMREIL